In the genome of Mytilus edulis chromosome 3, xbMytEdul2.2, whole genome shotgun sequence, one region contains:
- the LOC139516061 gene encoding myosin heavy chain, clone 203-like yields MPFYYFWNKEKSEENTETIDELNEEVVKNQNSVEDLISQLTDASKHQNRIINTFQNANKRLRTENEEQRKKYTELQQHIDAMKTKEASKIIKEQKVQTDLQSQLSATELKLDEAERTIQRMTMEKEDKERKINQLETNLSELRKLESRIDELNRETRLLKRRIDTVCKEKDSLQRNADSVEQERDELKLRIDSLIAQKCSAVNIQMYAAVNKELCDKMMAELEGMLITQFGMKNTPINVEKHKEPPPDSKVPLIVICINASRLGTDVNQAIHKIDRARTIAVVVLHHKEYHALPKQPSERLLIGSDYKHIGAIVDIAYITTKGIYPCDMNEKSLDRLVNFINSNS; encoded by the exons A TGCCTTTCTACTATTTCTGGAATAAAGAAAAATCTGag GAAAATACCGAAACCATAGATGAGCTAAATGAGGAAGTAGTAAAAAATCAG AATAGTGTGGAAGATTTAATATCGCAACTAACAGATGCATCAAAACATCAAAACAGAATCATTAACACATTCCAGAATGCAAATAAACGATTAAGGACAGAAAATGAGGAGCAGAGAAAAAAATATACCGAACTTCAACAACATATTGACGCTATGAAGACAAAAGAAGCGTCAAAAATCATCAAAGAACAAAAAGTGCAGACAGATTTGCAAAGTCAATTGTCGGCAACAGAATTAAAGTTAGATGAAGCTGAGCGCACAATTCAACGCATGACGATGGAAAAAGAAGATAAAGAACGAAAAATAAATCAACTGGAAACAAACCTGTCGGAATTAAGAAAACTTGAAAGCAGAATCGATGAATTAAACAGAGAAACCCGATTATTAAAAAGAAGAATCGATACAGTTTGCAAAGAAAAGGACAGTTTACAAAGAAATGCAGACAGTGTTGAGCAAGAAAGAGATGAATTAAAGTTGAGAATTGATTCATTGATTGCACAGAAATGCTCGGCAG TGAATATTCAGATGTATGCAGCTGTAAACAAGGAACTTTGTGATAAGATGATGGCTGAACTGGAAGGAATGTTAATTACACAATTTGGAATGAAGAACACTCCTATAAATGTCGAAAAGCATAAAGAACCTCCTCCAGACAGCAAAGTTCCTCTAATAGTCATTTGTATCAATGCTTCTCGTCTTGGTACAGATGTAAATCAAGCTATACATAAAATAGATC GAGCCAGAACTATAGCTGTAGTTGTGTTACACCATAAAGAATACCATGCCTTACCTAAACAACCCAGTGAGAGGCTCCTGATAGGAAGCGATTATAAACATATTGGAGCTATAGTGGACATTGCATACATAACAACAAAAGGAATATATCCGTGTGATATGAATGAAAAATCATTAGATAGACTAGTTAACTTCATAAATTCTAATTCGTAA
- the LOC139516062 gene encoding interferon-induced protein 44-like, with product MPEINKVDQKQISEWIGGRQKYTLLFKASRDGCVATTFHSKCNNKGATVTVLYNTSGSVYGGYTSVAWRSTGAYSIDNKAFLFRLYQNGTAKPVQFPVTVAGNAMYDNPNYGPTYGSGHDFYTFNGTVTHDGTCFPLNGSTNFGASYTMKGENSNSICNGNLKVTDLEVYMVEELPNAPLENPWRRTPEWNLKFLEELKANIEHYKPLKELKIQQARILLVGQVGAGKSSFFNTVNSIFRGYITSQACSGNAEHSLTTVYRTYQVRNGPSGKPMNFRLHDTRGLEADQGIDGHEISYIVDGHLPDRHQFNPSLPISPEIPGFITSPQLSDKIHCVAFVMDSSTVDVLPEKVLERIKSLQTRLNQKGVPQVVLLTKIDKVCPIITEESVSRVFNSPIIQEVVDRVSQIMGLPRAHILPLKNYESEMELDDNVSTLALMTLQQVLRFADDYMYNYLDLLEEGKLKQENIRE from the exons ATGCCAGAAATAAACAAAGTTGAccagaaacaaatatcagaatGGATCGGAGGGCGACAAAAGTACACATTGTTGTTCAAAGCATCAAGAGATGGTTGTGTTGCCACAACATTCCATTCCAAGTGCAACAATAAAGGTGCAACCGTTACAGTGTTGTATAATACCAGTGGTTCAGTTTATGGAGGTTACACATCTGTAGCTTGGAGAAGTACAGGCGCTTATTCAATAGACAATAAGGCATTTTTGTTTAGATTGTACCAAAATGGAACAGCCAAACCAGTCCAATTTCCTGTCACTGTAGCAGGAAATGCTATGTACGACAACCCAAACTATGGTCCAACATATGGTAGTGGACATGACTTTTATACATTTAATGGGACTGTAACTCATGATGGTACCTGCTTTCCTTTAAACGGTTCTACAAACTTTGGTGCTTCATATACCATGAAAGGAGAAAATTCCAATTCAATTTGTAATGGGAATCTGAAAGTTACTGATCTTGAAGTGTACATGGTAGAAG AACTTCCAAATGCTCCTTTGGAAAATCCATGGAGGAGAACACCTGAGTGGAATCTTAAG TTCTTAGAAGAGTTGAAGGCGAATATTGAACATTACAAACCATTGAAAGAACTGAAAATTCAGCAGGCCAGAATTTTACTCGTTGGTCAAGTTGGAGCAGGGAAATCGAGTTTTTTCAACACCGTTAACTCTATATTCCGGGGATACATCACTAGTCAAGCCTGCAGCGGGAACGCTGAACATAGTCTTACAACAGTG TACCGAACATATCAAGTAAGAAATGGACCATCTGGAAAACCAATGAATTTTCGTCTTCATGATACACGTGGTCTAGAAGCTGACCAAGGAATAGATGGACATGAAATTAGTTACATCGTAGACGGCCATTTACCAGACAGACATCAG TTCAATCCATCACTTCCAATTTCTCCCGAGATACCTGGATTTATAACTAGTCCACAATTGTCCGACAAGATACATTGTGTAGCATTTGTGATGGACAGTAGTACAGTAGATGTTTTACCAGAAAAAGTACTTGAGAGGATTAAGAGCTTACAGACAAGACTCAATCAAAAGG GTGTACCACAGGTAGTGCTATTGACCAAGATAGACAAAGTATGTCCTATAATAACTGAGGAATCTGTATCAAGAGTGTTTAATAGTCCAATAATTCAGGAGGTTGTAGATCGGGTGTCACAGATCATGGGGCTACCAAGGGCTCATATACTTCCACTTAAAAACTACGAGAGTGAGATGGAACTTGATGATAATGTCAGCACTCTAGCTCTAATGACATTGCAACAAGTGTTACGGTTTGCTGACGACTATATGTACAATTATCTTGATTTGTTGGAGGAGGGAAAGCTCAAACAAGAGAACATTcgtgaataa